One window from the genome of Leishmania panamensis strain MHOM/PA/94/PSC-1 chromosome 13 sequence encodes:
- a CDS encoding carboxypeptidase, putative (TriTrypDB/GeneDB-style sysID: LpmP.13.0090), giving the protein MQAYKQLEQLSQKLHNLSHFLYLGKWDSETMMPSKGSAARGAAIGELHGLIAELITAPSTKTLLDEAERAKTELTKTQQANLREFRRMYSAQAALPNDFSMLKARLSTTVPLIWAECRKNNDFATFVPTLKEVITVARKEAQYRSAATGKPLYEALFNQYECGMTLETVDSIFSDVKSWLPELLQKILTLQKAEGLEARAPEAPFPKDKQDALGRHLMKVWGFDFESGRLDVSAHPFTGMVKEDSRITTNYDLEDFTKALFATIHETGHSKYETNCGPMDMRGQPVCNARSLMIHESQSRFAEVVIGRSSAFPEFLAPLLKEHLGEQPAFSLENVRLMSQRVRPGFIRIFADEVCYPLHVLLRYEIERALIEDTMEVEDIPRVWNEKMKAYLGLETEGRDDIGCLQDTHWAMGAFGYFPTYTLGTMFAVQLMYTIKKELGESTVDKCIRTGQMEPIFAKQKDKIWDQGCLYETEELMIKATGETLNPKYFREYLERRYLRHED; this is encoded by the coding sequence ATGCAGGCCTacaagcagctggagcagctctcCCAGAAGCTGCACAATTTATCGCACTTTCTGTATCTCGGCAAATGGGATTCCGAGACTATGATGCCTTCAAAGGGCTCTGCTGcccgcggcgctgccatcgGTGAGCTACACGGGCTCATTGCTGAGCTGATCACCGCTCCGAGCACGAAGACTCTGCTGGACGAAGCTGAGAGAGCCAAAACCGAGCTCACCAAGACCCAGCAGGCGAACTTGCGCGAGTTCCGTCGCATGTACAGTGCtcaagcggcgctgccgaaTGACTTCAGTATGCTCAAGGCGAGGCTTTCGACGACTGTTCCGCTTATCTGGGCTGAGTGCCGCAAGAACAATGACTTTGCAACTTTTGTGCCAACACTGAAGGAGGTGATTACGGTTGCGCGCAAGGAGGCGCAGTACCGCTCTGCTGCGACGGGCAAGCCTCTGTACGAGGCCCTGTTCAACCAGTACGAGTGCGGCATGACGCTGGAAACGGTGGATAGCATCTTTTCTGACGTAAAGTCGTGGctgccggagctgctgcagaagatACTGACTTTACAGAAGGCTGAGGGGCTGGAGGCGAGGGCGCCTGAGGCGCCTTTTCCCAAGGACAAGCAGGATGCTCTTGGGCGCCACCTTATGAAAGTGTGGGGCTTTGACTTCGAGTCAGGTAGGCTAGACGTATCCGCGCACCCGTTCACGGGTATGGTGAAGGAGGACTCGCGGATCACCACCAACTACGATCTGGAGGACTTCACCAAGGCGCTCTTCGCGACGATCCACGAGACGGGACACTCCAAGTACGAGACGAACTGCGGTCCGATGGATATGCGCGGCCAGCCGGTGTGTAACGCACGGTCGCTGATGATCCACGAGAGCCAATCGCGCTTTGCCGAGGTTGTGATTGGCCGCTCCAGCGCCTTCCCTGAGTTTCTAGCtccgctgctgaaggagcaTCTCGGTGAGCAGCCCGCGTTCTCTCTGGAGAACGTACGGCTGATGAGCCAGAGAGTGAGACCCGGCTTCATCCGGATATTCGCGGATGAGGTGTGCTACCCACTGCATGTCCTGCTGCGCTATGAGATAGAGCGTGCGCTAATCGAGGACACtatggaggtggaggataTCCCTCGCGTGTGGAACGAGAAGATGAAGGCGTATCTGGGTCTGGAGACGGAGGGACGTGACGACATTGGCTGCCTGCAGGACACGCACTGGGCGATGGGTGCCTTCGGCTACTTCCCGACGTACACGCTTGGCACCATGTTCGCGGTGCAGCTGATGTATACGATCAAGAAGGAACTGGGTGAGAGCACGGTGGACAAGTGCATCCGCACGGGTCAGATGGAGCCCATCTTTGCGAAGCAGAAGGATAAAATCTGGGATCAGGGCTGTCTGTACGAGACGGAGGAGCTGATGATCAAGGCGACTGGCGAAACGCTGAACCCCAAGTACTTCCGCGAGTACCTGGAGCGCCGCTACCTACGTCACGAGGACTGA
- a CDS encoding hypothetical protein (TriTrypDB/GeneDB-style sysID: LpmP.13.0100), whose protein sequence is MATSTTAFAEFAREWGALLAHDSSTSLDHLFSAYIGVKEANDVTYSSSSGNGRSKSLFTSPVASVEDFTDVWAAAKRVNKEWEAACMVRSIRRSSDESITQNQLMLSMLCWAAALQQQEHRFFSEFLAQVREMIHHAALRCAACANDEGAESIFEEVAFCVALELLGWHDSLLICLQRAMALPPPLHTEEDVLLFTQKVVQELASALSSRRSSSDSMTTTTTRTSALGSSFGQEQFAHSPGAGTTEEATRLTVAVAGGDEGVVGTSLGQPLSKDDASSSSRSSVEHARAVGRSDTTTFILAPTPPFHQHH, encoded by the coding sequence ATGGCGACCTCCACCACTGCATTTGCCGAGTTTGCGCGCGAGTGGGGTGCTCTTCTGGCACACGACTCATCCACGTCTCTGGATCATCTCTTCAGCGCATACATAGGGGTCAAAGAGGCGAATGATGTTacgtacagcagcagcagcggtaacGGTAGGAGCAAGTCGCTATTTACCTCTCCTGTCGCGTCCGTCGAGGACTTCACGGACGTCTGGGCCGCAGCCAAGCGCGTGAACAAGGAGTGGGAAGCTGCTTGCATGGTGCGCAGCATACGCCGCTCCAGCGATGAGTCCATCACTCAGAACCAGCTGATGCTATCCATGCTCTGCTGggcggccgcgctgcagcagcaggagcacaGATTCTTCAGTGAGTTCCTTGCACAAGTGCGTGAGATGATCCACcatgctgcgctgcgttgcGCTGCCTGCGCTAATGACGAGGGTGCGGAATCGATCTTCGAGGAGGTTGCGTTTTGCGTCGCTCTCGAGCTGCTTGGGTGGCACGACAGCTTGTTGATCTGCCTCCAGCGTGCCATggccctccctccacctctgcatACCGAGGAGGACGTTCTGCTGTTCACCCAAAAGGTAGTCCAGGAGCTCGCATCAGCCCTCAGCTCACGCAGGTCCAGCTCCGATAGTAtgactaccaccaccacccgcacGTCAGCGCTAGGAAGCTCCTTTGGGCAAGAGCAGTTTGCGCACTCCCCCGGTGCTGGTACCACGGAAGAAGCGACAAGGTTGACTGTCGCTGTAGCGGGAGGAGATGAGGGTGTCGTTGGGACCTCCTTGGGGCAGCCGCTATCCAAGGATGAtgcatcgtcatcgtcgagATCCAGCGTcgagcacgcgcgcgcggtGGGACGCAGTGACACAACCACCTTTATCTTAGCTCCTACCCCTCCTTTTCATCAACATCACTGA